One window from the genome of Schistocerca piceifrons isolate TAMUIC-IGC-003096 chromosome 1, iqSchPice1.1, whole genome shotgun sequence encodes:
- the LOC124803923 gene encoding neurochondrin homolog — MSGGVPESVKKCVAILKASQSDTEKFAALFMVTKLVKAKDCNTASKRLLFEAIGFPFLKRLLLSPDVPADCPPTVYKSVALSVLSSFCSDPELATHPEMLANIPVFLDIVQQADDDDLDDNLMVVNEAYTCLQHIAAHEPGQKALLDAGAISKMSEIYSQQSFQTDEALSILVTLVSCVGPSAWDNNPKPFHAIVTKIALDFETDHSERKFELCGVLQALLANCRKEIIAATATEEIWPGTIQKGLTDILSSKIGKSQRDPALKLASVMVEILGVEWTLTDEDKPRQFFMLLVQLCSIEVRMQLEDQKFQAIMANADLVSACFTVLELSISFVASDTLELEQKEKQQLYTALKGAFAAVMNVLLQVSKDFPKNKDTLDIKAKMFICAMVRVLSAWLAQETSAMRNAVYTLLPFMLTIANETFYAYRSRYLTEKAQASQSGVTDMAAAQKDPISQANVLRFMLPALCHLAVEEKARKILLDVKEDEVLYESFAFHWSIVHYKKPPVPKSERGKAKGPEPELDPKTLEEMKDSRAAMISICNIFMNITVLEPKLVEESTLFATLLKFIFNNLPELKNIPENLVLHGNMAVLGLLLLKQQAKKVKKNDFTICRYIQATIRFLWDAFNVDESNDATSLVVTMAYKKYWIELMELWFLGMQTMSAVLALVPWISEFAIESGWAQGIIDTLNKVKTGSLPANTKAAYEDFLCRLVDANNSVAKVLKKHDALSVCRTHRFMELGKRLFGD, encoded by the coding sequence ATGTCGGGAGGGGTTCCAGAATCTGTAAAGAAGTGTGTAGCCATTCTCAAGGCGTCCCAGAGCGATACTGAAAAGTTTGCTGCCCTTTTTATGGTGACGAAACTTGTTAAAGCTAAAGATTGCAATACCGCTAGCAAAAGACTTCTGTTTGAAGCAATTGGTTTCCCGTTCTTGAAGAGACTGTTGCTAAGCCCGGACGTTCCTGCTGATTGTCCACCAACTGTTTACAAGTCAGTGGCATTGTCAGTCTTGTCAAGTTTCTGTTCAGATCCTGAACTCGCAACTCATCCAGAGATGCTTGCTAATATACCCGTGTTCTTGGATATCGTGCAACAAGCAGATGATGACGATCTTGATGATAATCTGATGGTTGTAAATGAGGCATACACATGCCTTCAGCATATAGCTGCACATGAACCTGGTCAGAAAGCTTTGCTAGATGCTGGTGCTATTTCCAAAATGTCTGAGATATATTCGCAGCAAAGTTTTCAGACTGATGAAGCCCTTAGTATATTAGTGACTCTTGTTAGCTGTGTCGGGCCTTCTGCATGGGACAATAATCCAAAACCATTCCATGCAATAGTGACTAAAATAGCGCTGGATTTTGAGACTGATCATAGTGAGCGGAAGTTTGAACTCTGTGGGGTGCTTCAGGCCTTACTGGCTAATTGCAGGAAGGAAATAATTGCTGCAACAGCCACTGAGGAAATATGGCCTGGAACTATTCAAAAAGGATTGACAGATATTTTGTCTAGCAAAATAGGTAAATCACAGAGAGACCCTGCTCTTAAACTTGCTTCAGTCATGGTAGAAATATTGGGTGTTGAGTGGACACTGACAGATGAAGATAAGCCACGTCAGTTCTTTATGCTCTTGGTTCAACTTTGCTCAATTGAGGTTAGAATGCAACTTGAGGACCAGAAATTTCAGGCTATTATGGCCAATGCAGATCTTGTTTCAGCTTGCTTCACTGTGTTAGAATTATCTATTTCATTTGTAGCTTCAGACACACTTGAACTGGAACAGAAAGAAAAGCAGCAACTGTATACAGCACTGAAAGGTGCATTTGCAGCTGTGATGAATGTTCTTTTGCAAGTGTCAAAAGACTTTCCTAAAAATAAGGACACTTTAGATATAAAAGCAAAAATGTTTATTTGTGCCATGGTGAGAGTTTTGTCTGCTTGGCTTGCACAAGAAACCTCAGCCATGAGGAATGCGGTTTACACTTTATTGCCTTTTATGTTAACAATAGCTAATGAAACATTTTATGCATACAGATCAAGATATCTGACTGAGAAGGCCCAAGCCTCTCAGTCAGGAGTGACTGATATGGCAGCAGCTCAGAAAGATCCAATTAGTCAAGCAAATGTATTGCGTTTCATGCTTCCAGCCTTGTGTCATTTGGCTGTAGAAGAAAAAGCCCGAAAAATTTTGTTGGATGTGAAAGAAGATGAAGTATTGTATGAATCTTTTGCATTTCATTGGTCAATTGTACACTATAAAAAGCCACCTGTCCCTAAATCGGAGAGGGGCAAAGCAAAAGGTCCAGAACCAGAGTTAGATCCAAAAACACTGGAGGAGATGAAGGATTCCAGAGCAGCCATGATtagtatttgtaatatttttatgaATATAACTGTATTAGAACCAAAACTTGTCGAAGAAAGCACTTTGTTTGCCACattactgaaatttatttttaataatttaccaGAACTGAAAAACATACCAGAAAATCTGGTCCTTCATGGCAACATGGCAGTTCTTGGTCTTTTACTTTTGAAACAACAGGCtaagaaagtgaagaaaaatgatTTCACCATCTGTCGGTATATACAAGCTACAATTCGTTTCTTATGGGATGCATTTAATGTAGATGAATCAAATGATGCCACCTCACTTGTTGTTACTATGGCATATAAGAAGTATTGGATAGAACTCATGGAACTGTGGTTTTTAGGAATGCAGACTATGAGTGCCGTGTTGGCCCTTGTCCCTTGGATATCTGAATTTGCAATTGAAAGTGGATGGGCTCAAGGTATTATTGACACACTGAATAAAGTTAAAACAGGTTCTCTACCAGCAAATACCAAAGCAGCATATGAAGATTTCCTTTGTCGCCTTGTTGATGCAAACAACAGTGTTGCAAAAGTCCTTAAGAAACATGATGCTCTGTCAGTATGCAGAACCCACAGATTTATGGAACTTGGAAAACGTCTTTTTGGGGATTAG